A single region of the Neodiprion pinetum isolate iyNeoPine1 chromosome 5, iyNeoPine1.2, whole genome shotgun sequence genome encodes:
- the AP-1gamma gene encoding AP-1 complex subunit gamma-1 isoform X5, whose protein sequence is MWPYYETEDWSVLPPELNRRFNPAFNMASIKQAINEAVERVRMPAPTRLRDLIRQIRAARTAAEERTVVNKECAYIRSTFREEDSVWRCRNIAKLLYIHMLGYPAHFGQLECLKLIASPRFTDKRIGYLGAMLLLDERQDVHLLITNCLKNDLNSSTQFVIGLALCTLGAIASPEMARDLAAEVERLMKSPNAYIRKKAALCAFRIIRRVPELMEMFLPATRSLLTEKNHGVLITGVTLITEMCENSIDTLNHFKKIVPNLVRILKNLILAGYSPEHDVSGVSDPFLQVKILRLLRILGRNDVDASEAMNDILAQVATNTETSKNVGNTILYETVLSIMDIKSESGLRVLAVNILGRFLLNNDKNIRYVALNTLLKTVYVDTSAVQRHRSTILECLKDPDVSIRRRAMELSFALVNSNNIRTMMKELLLFLERADPEFKAQCSSNIVMSAERFAPNKRWHLETLFKVLVAAGNYVRDDVVACTIQLISEAQAQQGYAVCALWRALERDTADKQPLAQVATWCIGEYGDLLLYGPPSEDVEAPVNLTEDEVIDVYQRLLWSPQNTVVTKQYTLLSLTKLSTRFQQGNDMPLSFYRKIRQIIDTFGSNLHIELQQRGVEFSQLFRKYEHLRTALLERMPPMETAKPQANGIIGLVNGESEIEEDKTMILEQLPVAAPSDSSALLDLLGSSDFDTEIPAVVDNNTPVTAAPVINNNDLLDLLGGLDLSTPISAPPSFPQVQSTPQIFSPTNTSNFLVDGLLNSSPVQNEIPSLVAFDKLGLKIVLKLERPSETPDLLVINMLAQNVGSMELTEFLFQAAVPKTFQLQMLSPSGTVIPPSGQVTQVMKVTNINKAALRMRLRISYTGDSGPVLEQTEVNNFPPLAWQ, encoded by the exons ATGTGGCCCTATTATGAGACCGAAGATTGGAGTGTTCTCCCGCCCGAGCTGAACAGAAG GTTTAACCCAGCCTTCAATATGGCCTCCATAAAGCAGGCTATCAACGAGGCTGTTGAGCGAG TGAGAATGCCAGCTCCTACACGCCTCCGCGATTTGATCAGACAAATACGAGCGGCAAGAACTGCCGCTGAAGAACGTACAGTCGTCAACAAAGAATGCGCATACATTCGATCGACGTTCAGGGAGGAGGACAGCGTCTGGAGGTGTCGCAACATTGCCAAACTTCTTTACATTCACATGTTGGG ATATCCGGCGCATTTTGGACAGCTCGAATGTTTGAAGCTGATAGCGTCGCCGAGGTTTACAGACAAAAGAATCGGCTATCTTGGGGCTATGCTGCTGCTCGACGAGCGACAAGATGTTCACCTTTTGATTACCAACTGTCTGAAAAA CGATTTGAACAGTTCTACACAGTTCGTAATTGGGCTTGCCCtgtgcactctaggtgcaatcGCATCACCAGAGATGGCAAGAGATCTGGCAGCTGAAGTCGAGAGGCTTATGAAATCGCCCAATGCatatattagaaaaaaagcaGCCCTGTGCGCGTTCAGAATAATCAGACGTGTCCCCGAGTTGATGGAAATGTTTTTACCAGCCACTCGCAGTCTACttacggaaaaaaatcacgGCGTTTTAATCACCGGAGTTACTCTGATTACGGAAATGTGTGAAAACAGCATTGACACTTTGAATCATTTCAAAAAG ATTGTTCCCAACCTCGTACGgattttaaagaatttaatACTTGCTGGATATTCTCCAGAGCACGACGTATCTGGAGTATCAGATCCTTTCCTTCAAGTGAAAATTCTGCGACTTTTACGAATTTTGGGAAGAAACGATGTCGATGCATCGGAAGCTATGAATGATATCCTGGCGCAAGTGGCAACAAACACGGAAACCAGTAAGAACGTTGGAAATACGATATTGTACGAAACGGTTCTGTCTATTATGGATATAAAGTCAGAGAGCGGCTTGAGAGTTCTGGCCGTCAATATTCTCGGTagatttttattgaataacgataaaaatattcgttacGTCGCGTTAAACACCCTTTTGAAGACTGTGTATGTTGATACGAGTGCTGTGCAGAGACACCGTTCCACAATTTTG gAGTGCCTAAAGGATCCTGATGTTTCGATAAGGCGGCGTGCAATGGAGCTTAGCTTCGCTCTAGTGAACTCAAACAACATAAGAACTATGATGAAAGAATTATTGCTCTTTCTAGAACGAGCCGATCCTGAATTCAAAGCTCAATGTAGTAGCAACATCGTCATGTCGGCGGAAAGATTTGCTCCTAACAAACGTTGGCACCTTGAAACGCTCTTCAAAGTTTTAGTCGCA GCCGGCAATTACGTGAGAGATGACGTCGTCGCTTGTACAATTCAGTTGATATCGGAGGCACAGGCACAGCAAGGATATGCGGTTTGTGCACTTTGGCGCGCTTTGGAAAGGGATACTGCCGATAAGCAGCCATTGGCTCAAGTGGCGACTTGGTGCATCGGGGAGTACGGTGATTTGTTACTTTATGGTCCGCCAAGTGAAGACGTCGAGGCACCTGTAAAT CTAACTGAAGATGAAGTCATTGATGTCTATCAAAGGTTACTGTGGAGTCCACAAAATACCGTAGTCACGAAACAGTACACTTTACTGTCACTCACGAAACTCAGCACTCGTTTCCAACAAGGCAACGA TATGCCACTTtcattttacagaaaaattcgACAAATTATTGATACGTTTGGGAGCAATTTACACATTGAGCTTCAGCAACGCGGAGTTGAATTCTCGCAGTTATTTAGAAAATATGAACACTTGAGGACCGCATTACTGGAAAGAATGCCTCCTATGGAGACTGCCAAACCACAGGCAAATGGAATCATCGGATTAGTTAACGGAGAGTCTGAAATCGAGGAAGATAAAACTATGATTTTGGAACAGCTACCTGTTGCTGCTCCATCAGACTCG AGCGCTCTGCTGGATTTGCTTGGAAGTTCGGACTTTGATACTGAAATCCCAGCTGTGGTGGATAACAATACTCCAGTTACTGCGGCGCCAGTCATTAATAACAATGACCTTCTCGATCTACTTGGAGGGTTAGATCTGAGCACACCTATTTCAGCTCCGCCTTCTTTTCCACAGGTCCAATCGACTCCACAAATCTTTAGCCCAACCAATACGTCCAATTTCCTTGTCGATGGCCTTCTCAACTCGTCCCCGGTTCAAAATG AAATACCAAGTCTGGTTGCCTTTGATAAATTAGGCCTTAAAATCGTACTCAAATTAGAGCGACCATCAGAGACTCCAGACTTGTTGGTGATCAACATGTTGGCTCAAAATGTTGGTTCTATGGAACTGACCGAATTCTTATTCCAAGCCGCAGTTCCCAAG ACATTCCAATTACAAATGCTGTCACCTTCAGGCACCGTCATACCTCCATCGGGTCAAGTAACTCAAGTTATGAAAGTAACAAACATCAACAAA GCAGCGCTTAGGATGCGATTGCGTATTTCGTATACGGGAGATTCGGGGCCCGTATTGGAACAAACGGAGGTGAACAACTTTCCGCCGCTGGCATGGCAGTGA